A region of Lycium barbarum isolate Lr01 chromosome 3, ASM1917538v2, whole genome shotgun sequence DNA encodes the following proteins:
- the LOC132632931 gene encoding E3 ubiquitin-protein ligase RSL1-like isoform X1: MADIISKVCAEYEDFRALMVSDDECAEELQFQEVLAESFSSFHLHMSSTKIQESPESSQGYCEICMDTKVTNEMFKLENCSDHSFCSDCISQYVQSKIQEHIFPVTCPGLKCRAIIEPVSCKSIIPEIVFEKWAGGLSEATLLACEKFYCPYKDCSELLIYDQDQDIIECVCPSCQRLLCAPCGVPWHTGVDCDKFQKEEKNREDDLKVEELSKKSNWMTCPHCKHLVQKADGCIHITCWRDPNHFAETSYQLPGDMSILCKESTELDSWNLHQVYQAKAGNSLCYNDCQI; encoded by the exons ATGGCAGATATAATTTCCAAAGTGTGTGCTGAATACGAAGATTTTCGCGCTCTCATGGTATCAGATGACGAGTGTGCAGAGGAACTGCAGTTCCAAGAAGTTCTTGCAGAATCCTTCAGTAGCTTCCATCTTCACATGTCATCAACAAAAATCCAAGAATCCCCTGAATCATCTCAAGGTTACTGTGAAATTTGCATGGATACAAAAGTTACAAATGAAATGTTCAAACTCGAGAATTGCTCTGATCACTCTTTCTGTTCTGATTGCATAAGCCAATATGTCCAATCCAAGATTCAAGAACACATTTTCCCTGTCACTTGTCCAGGTTTGAAGTGTCGCGCGATAATTGAGCCTGTTTCTTGTAAATCCATCATTCCAGAAATTGTATTTGAAAAATGGGCAGGTGGATTGAGCGAGGCGACTCTTCTTGCTTGTGAGAAATTTTATTGTCCTTATAAAGACTGTTCAGAGTTGCTTATTTATGATCAAGATCAGGACATAATTGAGTGTGTATGTCCTTCGTGCCAAAGGCTGCTCTGCGCGCCGTGTGGTGTCCCTTGGCATACTGGGGTTGATTGTGACAAGttccaaaaggaagaaaaaaacagAGAAGATGATTTAAAGGTTGAGGAACTTTCTAAGAAGTCTAATTGGATGACATGCCCTCATTGCAAACACCTTGTGCAGAAGGCTGATGGCTGTATACACATAACCTGCTG GCGGGATCCAAACCATTTTGCAGAGACATCTTATCAGCTGCCAGGAGACATGAGCATTTTATGCAAGGAAAGCACAGAGTTGGACTCATGGAACTTACATCAAGTTTACCAAGCAAAGGCTGGAAATAGCTTATGTTACAATGACTGCCAAATCTGA
- the LOC132632931 gene encoding E3 ubiquitin-protein ligase RSL1-like isoform X2, with product MADIISKVCAEYEDFRALMVSDDECAEELQFQEVLAESFSSFHLHMSSTKIQESPESSQGYCEICMDTKVTNEMFKLENCSDHSFCSDCISQYVQSKIQEHIFPVTCPGLKCRAIIEPVSCKSIIPEIVFEKWAGGLSEATLLACEKFYCPYKDCSELLIYDQDQDIIECVCPSCQRLLCAPCGVPWHTGVDCDKFQKEEKNREDDLKVEELSKKSNWMTCPHCKHLVQKADGCIHITCWCGSEFCYVCGGTWSESHWSCQTK from the exons ATGGCAGATATAATTTCCAAAGTGTGTGCTGAATACGAAGATTTTCGCGCTCTCATGGTATCAGATGACGAGTGTGCAGAGGAACTGCAGTTCCAAGAAGTTCTTGCAGAATCCTTCAGTAGCTTCCATCTTCACATGTCATCAACAAAAATCCAAGAATCCCCTGAATCATCTCAAGGTTACTGTGAAATTTGCATGGATACAAAAGTTACAAATGAAATGTTCAAACTCGAGAATTGCTCTGATCACTCTTTCTGTTCTGATTGCATAAGCCAATATGTCCAATCCAAGATTCAAGAACACATTTTCCCTGTCACTTGTCCAGGTTTGAAGTGTCGCGCGATAATTGAGCCTGTTTCTTGTAAATCCATCATTCCAGAAATTGTATTTGAAAAATGGGCAGGTGGATTGAGCGAGGCGACTCTTCTTGCTTGTGAGAAATTTTATTGTCCTTATAAAGACTGTTCAGAGTTGCTTATTTATGATCAAGATCAGGACATAATTGAGTGTGTATGTCCTTCGTGCCAAAGGCTGCTCTGCGCGCCGTGTGGTGTCCCTTGGCATACTGGGGTTGATTGTGACAAGttccaaaaggaagaaaaaaacagAGAAGATGATTTAAAGGTTGAGGAACTTTCTAAGAAGTCTAATTGGATGACATGCCCTCATTGCAAACACCTTGTGCAGAAGGCTGATGGCTGTATACACATAACCTGCTG GTGTGGATCTGAATTTTGTTATGTATGTGGAGGAACATGGAGTGAAAGCCATTGGAGTTGTCAGACTAAGTGA
- the LOC132634282 gene encoding probable calcium-binding protein CML45 — MDNIFSISAISPSLMGKKIADDLNQFFCIFLRCTILSILSTFQDLYSCFSFPFRAILLFFITVRNALNRGKHDSNANADAKNSSNTSKSYVHDQNRDKEELLKEDVDVVLMDKLMSFCNPNGDKIKDKTELAEVSGLFEEVEPSFGEIKEAFDVFDENGDGYIDASELMKLIWRMGFTEFSVDDCNKMIMAFDENRDGRIEFREFLKLMEQSFRDPEES; from the coding sequence ATGGACAACATTTTTTCAATATCAGCAATTAGTCCTTCATTAATGGGCAAGAAGATAGCTGATGATCTCAAtcaatttttttgtatttttctaaGGTGTACCATTCTCAGCATCCTAAGCACATTTCAAGATTTAtattcttgtttttcttttccaTTCCGAGCAATTCTTTTGTTCTTCATCACTGTCAGAAATGCGTTGAATCGAGGTAAGCATGATAGCAACGCTAATGCTGATGCTAAAAATTCATCAAACACCTCGAAAAGTTATGTCCATGATCAAAATCGCGATAAAGAGGAATTACTAAAGGAAGATGTTGATGTAGTACTTATGGATAAGCTAATGAGCTTTTGCAATCCAAATGGGGATAAAATAAAGGATAAGACAGAGTTGGCAGAGGTTTCGGGTTTATTTGAGGAAGTAGAACCTAGTTTTGGAGAAATTAAGGAAGCTTTTGATGTGTTTGATGAAAATGGAGATGGATATATTGATGCAAGTGAGTTGATGAAACTTATTTGGAGAATGGGTTTCACTGAATTTTCAGTGGATGATTGCAACAAGATGATTATGGCATTTGATGAAAACAGAGATGGAAGAATTGAATTTCGTGAATTTTTGAAGCTCATGGAACAGAGCTTTCGGGATCCTGAGGAGAGTTAA